One genomic window of Tachypleus tridentatus isolate NWPU-2018 chromosome 12, ASM421037v1, whole genome shotgun sequence includes the following:
- the LOC143234673 gene encoding zinc finger HIT domain-containing protein 1 isoform X1: protein MRCKTRWTFISYLSELDDRYQIPSMGDKKESSRVKEANQQRVLDKAARKRRQRKALDALEQDNFHDDPHANLVMHKKAPKFEETLESKKRNRRLKSEPFKQRFRKNFTVLLEEEQLNSSDPPNYLSACVPPSKFPEHHFCSVCGFPSNYTCIPCGGRYCSVKCLGTHRDTRCLKWTA from the exons ATGaggtgtaagacaagatggacatttatttcatatttgtcag aATTGGATGATCGTTATCAAATTCCAAGTATGGGAGACAAAAAGGAATCATCTCGTGTAAAAGAAGCTAACCAACAACGTGTGTTGGATAAAGCAGCTCGTAAACGTCGCCAGCGTAAGGCTCTAGATGCCCTTGAGCAAGACAATTTTCATGACGATCCCCACGCTAATCTTGTGATGCACAAGAAAGCACCAAAATTTGAGGAAACCTTAGAGTCAAAAAAACGAAATAGGAGACTAAAAAGTGAACCATTCAAACAAAGGTTTCGTAAGAATTTCACCGTTCTCTTAGAAGAAGAACAGTTAAACTCTTCAGATCCTCCCAATTACCTAAGTGCCTGTGTTCCTCCATCAAAATTTCCTGAACATCACTTTTGTTCAGTGTGTGGCTTTCCTTCCAATTACACATGTATTCCCTGTGGTGGTAGATATTGTTCTGTCAAATGTCTTGGAACTCACAGGGATACTAGGTGTTTGAAATGGACTGCTTAA
- the LOC143234673 gene encoding zinc finger HIT domain-containing protein 1 isoform X2, translating into MGDKKESSRVKEANQQRVLDKAARKRRQRKALDALEQDNFHDDPHANLVMHKKAPKFEETLESKKRNRRLKSEPFKQRFRKNFTVLLEEEQLNSSDPPNYLSACVPPSKFPEHHFCSVCGFPSNYTCIPCGGRYCSVKCLGTHRDTRCLKWTA; encoded by the coding sequence ATGGGAGACAAAAAGGAATCATCTCGTGTAAAAGAAGCTAACCAACAACGTGTGTTGGATAAAGCAGCTCGTAAACGTCGCCAGCGTAAGGCTCTAGATGCCCTTGAGCAAGACAATTTTCATGACGATCCCCACGCTAATCTTGTGATGCACAAGAAAGCACCAAAATTTGAGGAAACCTTAGAGTCAAAAAAACGAAATAGGAGACTAAAAAGTGAACCATTCAAACAAAGGTTTCGTAAGAATTTCACCGTTCTCTTAGAAGAAGAACAGTTAAACTCTTCAGATCCTCCCAATTACCTAAGTGCCTGTGTTCCTCCATCAAAATTTCCTGAACATCACTTTTGTTCAGTGTGTGGCTTTCCTTCCAATTACACATGTATTCCCTGTGGTGGTAGATATTGTTCTGTCAAATGTCTTGGAACTCACAGGGATACTAGGTGTTTGAAATGGACTGCTTAA